The DNA segment GGCAGTGAAATGTAGCAAGTGAGAGAAAAGCCCAAAAAGGTTTGTgtaaaggacaaataaaaacaacaaaatgaaaagaatagtGATGTAAATTCTAATATAGAAAACCGTGGGGCTCATTTTTTGATAATAGTGCAGCTCTACACACATTCACTTCTCTTCACTAAGTTTTACTCCTTCACCTTAAACCCTCACGATTTATCTTTTTCACAGTTTCTGACAAACTGTCATCTTCGGCTTAAATTACTGTTTTTACTGAGCTCGGTACATCCAGTGTTTCTTATCACGCACCTGCAACATAACATATGGAACAGTCTGAGGCTCAACTCATTTTTATCCTGAGGACTGTTCAGGAATTtctgaccatcctcacacattacctCTGTACACCATTAGGAGAATAGAGCCGGTCTAATTCCACATAAacatccttctctctccaagcagcacccaaggtcaggttatagataaagggccaactagcagtacattgtagtgtctactGTCTACATTGATGGACTTTCAAATCTAATTCAGgtgccccagacagagaggcaccaactctAACTCTTTCCTAAAttacaccagtggcaagacgtaaggtcacaatgtgatttttaggaatgcatactttaggcttaatTATCCAATAGGATTCAAACACcaacatgtaacatagagagtgacagcaattctagccattcatgtatgatgtgctgttagaatgggtgacgcaagtggagggagatatactgggatgctgtgggagacatcttcagacttgggggtgacaattgcttgtgttactctgttagcgtttgtatattgttccaccttctggtctccttgatgcatcaagtctacattaaaatcttctgcataaggCATCAGCggctgcctgagttctcctttcaccagcttccagaaaacttccataacaaggacaatttattttgtactcttaaaacataatttggatgaatgaatgaattttagAAACATGAGGTGTTCACCTGCCAGCTATATTTAGCCAAAATGGCACATGTGATTTAGATGCAGCTTATTATTAATTTCATAAAGAACTGGCTTTATTAGGAAGTGGTTGCCGTTTCACTCCCCCAGCCATTTTACTTTGCAGGGAACGCAGCCTCCTCATCCTCCGTCTGCCCCCACCTGCATCAGCAGAGAGAGCCTCACTTGGTACAGCCGGCACCCATTGAGGCTTTTCTGCCACGGAGTGTTTCATTCTTAACACGGGGGAGGTTTAAAAATAACAGGGATtctgctctctctttttttttttttttgcttttgactTTGTGCAacactctgtgtttctttctctctctctctctctctctctctctctctctctctctctctctctctctctctctctctctctctctctctctctctctctctcgcacttcccttctctcattcactcacttgcccccccccccccccccccttcaccccCACTGCCATCTCTATTCTATCTGTTTCTCCTTTACTCGTTTTCTCGCTTTGCTCCAGTTCTATTTTTAGCCACCCCCAGGatccctcctcatcccctcGTCTCCCCCTTACCCTCCCTACCCCACCTCACCCTACTCCTCCCGCTCCATGTTCGTCAtcgctccctcctctctgcatcccctctctcatctctttttttttttttctcctgctctccagctctttgtcAGAGAATGTCCTCTACCTCTATTAATCTTTCATCAAGCCTTTGCTAATAATATATTCATGATGCATAGccatccgtgtgtgtgtatgcttgtaCATTTCGTGtgtcccccccctctcaccaccaccaccaccttttttttttgtcttgtgtctGTCGCTCTACCTCCCTTGTTCATCTTTCTTCCACCCTCCATCTCTCACCAACCTCCCCCATTCTTCCGTCAGTCAAGCAGGGGTTGATGGgcagtgaaggttttaaaaaTAGCCCCTGCTTTGCTTGACAAGGTGAGGAGAACTCTGAACACAAGACGAACAtcagctcctctccttctccccttaCTGCTTCCTCTTTAACGTCTTTTCTCGCTGCTTCTAAGaattctttcctcttcttttacCAAATTGTtgtgttcctctctgttttGCCACCATTGTCTTTTCTCCATCTAAACTAGAAAAACATATGTCAGAATACTAAACTGTTAAACGATTTGATGCGGCATTAATATGCAAGAAACCCTAATCTGAGCTGCTCCTGGTGAGGGATCAGTGGTTGTGGGCGGCTTTCTGATTCCTATACTGTCTTCATTCTGCTCTTATCTACATCATCTCATCTCCACCTCTatctcatttctctctgttgACTTTGTGGCTCAGCCTTTGTGATTTCACTTCTATCTGCACCATCTTGGGTTGTATTATATGTATCGCTGCTGCAAAATCAACCGCACTTTGAGAATGGACACCCCTGTAGGCATCTCGTTCAAAAGAAAAACGTTATTTGACTGATCAAATGGTTGTCATTATTCAGAGGTTACTCAGAGCCTTTGCCAACAAGCAGGAGAATAGTGTGCGGGGTGTGTCCGACAACAGATTTGCTTCACATGACTGAATTCACCTGTGCATAACTTCATAACAATGATAACAACTGAAAGTGGTCAAACCTGAATCGAAGGTGTGTCATAAGCCTCAGAACAAAGAAGTGCAGATTTTTGTGCAgatttttgtgcattttatgtGCGACTGGTACAGGTTGAGATTTATCTGTGACTGACATAATGGATACCTTACATCATCATGTCTTTTATAATGAGTCCGACTAGGATGACTTGCTGAGGTCATTTGGGTAGAGTTGGTAAACTGAGGATAAACACTCAAAATGAAACCATTGTTTCAATTTTTCATAAATCCGCAACGAATGAGGCATTTTGaggtttttcttaatttttggAAGATCTACTCATTAGGTAAACAAGATTTTGACATAGAACCAATACTgaccatttttttctttgtaactTTTCTTTCTCAATAGTTGTGACGGGAGCCACGGATGGAATTGGGAAATCCTATGCGGAGGAGGTGAGGCTCATGGACccttatttatttcatttctttcacgGGAAAGCGGtgactcatgcacacacacagtattcaCTTATAGGCCACGGTAGGGGAGAGCCCTTACAGGTGGTGAAGAGTCctcacatatgcacacacttcAACACAGGCTCATACAGAGGTAACAGGCTCACGTTGAATAGGGGCTACCCTGCCACGTGTTGGGCTCACAGTGTGGGCAGCCTGGCTGTATAGTATAGTCATATAGGGCCTTTGACTTGCACTGTTGCTGTTGGTGCTACCTCTTGCCACGCAATGGCAGGCCTCCATTACACAATGCTTTATACCATGCAAAGTTTTTAAGCCTGTTACTATTTATGCAGAAACACACTCGTTCAATGTTGTTATACCCAAAGATCAACCCGGCTGAGCTGAAGATCTCATGTTGAATCAGCCACATCACAGTCAAAACATGGCCAGAATGGGGGGGAAACTCCCAGAGTCAGTACCACAGTTCCCAGAAGTCTTTTCTGCTCAGTCAAAAGTCTCTTCTCTGCAAGCATGTTTCCAGTAAAGTGAGCACAGGCGTGTTTACTCGTGCACATACACGTAGGTGACTGATTGAGGTACCATCAATACTTTTTGGATGATACATTGCCAATCCGCTGCCAAACATCTGATTCGGAGTTGAGGCTTAGAAACCTAAAACTCCTATACTTGAGCGAGTTGGcacaagaaaaaatatttttacctgCTCATCATGTTCAtataatgtgtgtatatttaattGACCATTTCTTCCTTCCTAGCTGGCTCGTCGTGGATTCGCCATGATGTTGATTAGTCGCTCTCAGGACAAGCTGGATGACGTGGCCAGGGCACTTGGtaagtgattgtgtgtgtgtgtgtgtgtttgtcttcccaACATCATGGAACACTATTCTGGCTGAGAGCACAGTAAAGGGGCTGATGAGGATGTGTGTATGGGCGGGCAGTGACGTGCAACCTCCCACCCAATCAGCTACAGGGTTTCCGAGGCCGTGATAACGGGGCGTATCTTCAAAACTAGTTAGAATCGAGTCACTCGAGCAGAAAAATATGTTTACAGAATCTGTTGTTTTGTGAGTAGTCTCATTTCCCTCTAAATCCTCAGgctgtgtttcacttcctcaCTGATTGTAAGGACAGATGCATTATCTGGCCTGATTTAGGAAACTGAGATATTTGTTAGAAACACATCAGActtccacacaaacagaagcaACACATAGGAAAtaagtgtctgtgtgaaaaggaaaaacttttttttcgTCTCTTCCTTGCTGGCAAGACTCCAGATTCTAACAGAGACTGAATAGtgactaccccccccccccccccctcgtttaAATAGTGCCCTCTCCCCGACTcgctctccctccatctgctGTCTCTGATGTCCCCCACAGAGCAATTTCCCCTGTCGTGCCTCAAGTCCACAGAGGGGGCTGATGGGTACAGTCACGAGCAGGTTGCGGCGTGCCAAACTCCGGCACTCCTCCCTCACGATTAGTCTGACAAAGCCGTCCCTCCTTGGTGCGTAGCTGGGCAACcaatagtgtttttttcctctctcttttgcAAACATGTCATTTTGACTTGTGATCACACCTAACTGGCAACCCCACAATACTGTACTTTTCCAATGTGGCAGCCTGAGCCCTTAAAATCTGCTGCTTCTTTGTCTTTACGCTGCTTTTATCGTTTTCTTTGACATGCACTAACAGTGGTGTGATGACTTAAAAAACAAGCTGAAGCGGATGTACTGTAGATATCAGtgacatctttttttatatttaactcaTCCCTTTCAGGTCAAATCCCCATTcccttatttttgttttttctttatctggTCTCACCACTGACTCCAGcacatggagacagacacactccTGGTCTCTGCTGAGGCACATCCCAGCAAATATCCTCTTATAACTCCCTCTGCCACCTATCAGCTAAACAAGTCTTTGGACAATAAATTCTAATTGCAGCAGGCCGTCAAACatgatgagggagggagggaggcaggggagaggagaggaggtttCTGGGCTGGTTTGTTGGTACGCAGCGCCCCCCTCAGTCCGTGCCTGGTTTCCGAGCCTGGGCCTTATTTGTTTGAAAGGATCCAGGGTTTTGAAACAGGGGATTTACTCTGTTGTTGGGTTAGggttttgtgagtgtgttctGTAACGGCATGACTGATCTTAATCATGAATCCATCTGATCGCTTCCAACTCCTAAAATATTACCTTCTTTCTTacactttaaaacacttttttggtCATTATCATGAACCCATATATCAGTGTTAACTTGtggttttctccttttcataGAGGAGCAGTTTAAAATAGAGACCAGGACCATTGCTGTTGACTTTGGCAAATCGGACATCTACTCCAAGATCGAGGTGGGGCTGGCTGGACTTGAGATCGGTGTACTTGGTaagagatgttttattttagttttgtttcttgCAGAATTCAATTCTCCAAAATATGTATGATGCAAGGATTGGGATCATTTGTCCTTTCTGTCCATATTTCAAGTTAAGTTTGGTTTTCTATCTAGTCTCCAGATTAGTAAACTGTTGTGTATATGGAGACTTAAATGATCAAGCCCCGTTGCTGAGAGTAAAGCGGCAAGATCTGAGACAAGCAATGGACTTTTTCCActtatttacagtttgtatATAGGCTGCGTGAGACGCATTGTGTTTGCTGCAGGAGATGAAGTCTTGGGTTTCAGTGTTGGCAGATCTTTCTTTGAGTTTTACTGTACATTAGACATGACTTGTTATTCAAATGATCCAACACTAATTCAATAAAAGTAGCCTATCTTTTAAACTCCATCAGCAAAACTAGGCGATATTGATTTATTCTAGACTGAGTACATCTTTTTGGATTATCATGACATTTTTGCAAAGGTGACACATTAACAGAACAAGAaggatgcttttgtttttctttaaaaaaataagtcTGTCTTGTGTTAAACAAGCTTTAGAGAAATAATTTGACATGCATCACAATAGattgaatatgtttttaatatcaGCTGTTGGTGTGTGGTTTACATGTGACGACTGGAGCTCACGCTGTACTTTTTAGTTGAGCATTTAAGGAACtccttgtccttttttttatgaTGCCAATTGTGCTCTACTGGTTGTAAGGTGTGGCTGTGTCTAGTGTGGCGTAAAAGCATTGTCTGTATCTTTTGCTTTTGCTGCCATCCTGTGGTGAAACTTTAAGCTGGTTTGAGTTATCCAGCTCAAGTtatgaaaatattataataataataattactatttTTAACCCACCTTTTGTTTTCAACAGTCAACAATGTTGGTGTGTCTTACTCCTACCCTGAGTACTACCTCAACATTCCTGATCTGGACAACgtgagttttttatttttgtacaaattttgtcttcattttgcAGATGTAAATTCTGTTTGCTGCTAGTTTCTactatttgaaagaaaaaaagcatttgaattatttttcaaaagcGTTACTTCACCTCCTGCTCCATAGTTTTGTAGTGGTCAGTCTTAATCGTGTGTATTTTACCAACGTCTGCTACCTATCGATATCTCTGTTGATGGGACATGAGCTTACATTTGAGTGTGTAGCTGACTGGTGCTTTCTTTGTTTCAGTTCATCACAAATATGATCAACGTCAACATAACCTCAGTGTGCCAGGTAAGTTTGCCTCAGTACTGAATGACTTTTTCTCTTCAGAGTAAgcgttccacacacacactcggtgtGATATAAGATCTGTAGctgtttctttcttcactttccCCATTTtttgttcctctcctcttcttatCTTTCTACCATGGTACCTGCAGTGTCTCAGTTGTTCCCAAAGCAACAGTGGTCTACACCAACGCTGTCTGTACTCGCCACCCACGcaactctctctccctctctctacctcctacttttttatatttaattttgtataAGTCTTTCCCAGTCCCCATGTTCTTTTCGTGTGATGCTTGACATTAACTGAGCTTGTCTTGTTGTTCTTGTAGATGACCCGTCTGGTGCTGCCCAGAATGGCTGAGAGGTGAGTGAAATGATAGGCTTCCATGTTTTGCGACATGACTGCAGTAAGATATCAGTTTTGTAATTGAGGGATTGTGTCACAGAGCTGTGTTATCTCCTTATTTAATAGAAgacctttttttattgtttttgaaaCACTATTTGTGagacaagtgtttttttttttatagacaCGACTCTTTTAGCAAGGAGGGGTACAAGAAAATCTCCCTGAGCCCTTTCCATCACTgcatctctttccctctcctcctttgttCGCAATGCTGACAAGCTTTCAATTCACACAAAGTGCTCTTCCCACCCAATTGGCTGCTCTGTTCCCATGTGACTCGTGCTGGCCAATAGCAGAGCAGGCACATTTGGTGCCGTGTGAGGCTGAAGCGTCGCTCCACTACATCACTGCAGCAACAGGCTGCCATGGCAACGCACACGGCCACTACCACactattaatgtgtgtgtgagtgtgtgttgggaatatgactttgtgtatttgtcagtgGGCTGAATGTGTTAAGACACAGGGTACTTACAGGTATGGGAAATATGTGGATTTGAAGTGgaaataaggatttaaaaacacataagaaaatatattcTACACTGCTCCACGTCTTGTTGGAAGCCCTGTGATGTAGATTTGTGCTGTGGCAGCAGCATTGAAAGGGATGATTTTAACAGGTTCCATCAAACGTGATAGCTCCAGAGTCCGAGAGTTGAATGAATTCACTGTGGATTGTAACTGCCACACCTCTTTAGGCTGTGTTTGCATTACAGGCAGCAAAGCAAAGTGCTAAATCTaccttgttgtgtttttctcaggtCCAAAGGTATTATCCTCAACATCTCCTCTGCCAGTGGCATGtatcctctccctctgctcacAGTCTACTCTTCCTCAAAGGTATGTGGAAAGTCTCCAACACATGATTATTTTGTCAAGattattttattgtacaataGTGGTTAGCATCTGCTTGTTTCCTTACAGCAATGCAGCATTTATTTTGGAGGGTATTGATAACAGACTGGTATTTTATGGACTAACGTGTTAAATTTGACTCTTTCATCTTTCTCCCCGTGTGCAGGCCTTTGTGGACTTTTTCTCTCGTGGCCTTCAGGAGGAGTACAGACGTCAGGGCATCATCATTCAGGTGTGTGCGGAAGTCTTGTCTGATGGAATTGCGCCCTCTCCTAAAACACACATTGGAATGTGCCAAACTTTTCCATCCTCACTGCTTAACGTTGAATTGTTTCTGACTTGACATAAATGGCAAATGTTATGGAATCTGTCCCTGATGCTTTCTTCTCAGCCACTCTTGCCTGAGGGCCAATGGAATAAATGCATATCCATGAATGATGTGTCTGATATGCCATTTTAGCCCTTTCTTGTCAGCAGAGGCAATGTTTGAAGATATGCTTTTCCACATCAGgcttgtttgttctgtttttagcACTCTGCACAGTTCACTCAGGTGCCACCTGGTGGTTGCTGTGTGTACAACAGGTTCACCTCAGCAAACCCTGAGTGTAGTTTCACCTGATAAACCCAGTCCCCAGACCAGTCTACAGCAAAGATTTAATGTGCATTTACAAAGTGCATCTTTCATTCAACACACAAGACATTATACTTACCGGAGGAAGGAGCCAGGAATCTTCTTGCTGTTGAAGCTAACTTCACATGTTCatatgtttgtctttctgcagaGTGTGCTGCCCTTCTTTGTGGCCACAAAGATGACTCGTATCAGGAAGCCCACCCTGGACAAGCCCACCCCTGAGCGCTACGTAGCAGCTGAGATCGCCACTGTGGGTCTGCAGAGTCAGACCAACGGCTACTTCCCCCACGCAGTCATGGTAAGAAGTGGAATTCACAAAATACTGAATCTATCAGGAGATTTGCTGTTATAGTTTTAGttatttatgtatgtttttatggCAATTGTGAAATCAATTGGGCGAGAAACAAAGTTTTCATCACTATTGAAACAAACTCTTCCCATGGCATCagaaattgacatttttttcacctgataaatgtgataaatgaatTGTTATGTGCACCTTCTCTGCTGAAACCACGTTTAGTAGGTGTAACAAAATTAAACATACTTGTGACATAAAATTTACTTTTTCAAGAGGTCTccttttctgcatttttgtttaAGTAATAAAGCAATAATTCTCCAATTTTAAATGattacaaagaaaaatgtattaaattttttttcttttcttgcaggGTTGGGTGACCACCAAGATGGTGCCAATAAGCATGGTTATCTTCCTGGGGGCCAGCATGAACCGTCTGCAGCGTTCTGGATACCTGCACAGGAGGAAGCTGCGGGAGCAGAGAAACGGaaacaatttaaagaaaattgaaTAGGAAGATGTCTGACGATTCTGCCGTCGGCCAAAACTGTTATGACTCGGTGCAGTATTTAGGGAAGAGAGATGGTATTTAGTATCTGTGCGATTGATCCTTCAGGGTTACCAGATATTTCACCTTTGTGCCTTTTTATTAATTATGCACATCAGAGCGTATGTATGACTTAATGTTGAAAACGCTAATCTGCCCTGATTTGTCTGGACAGAAATAGCCAAGGTTGACAAGAGCTGAAATAATATGACGGTGCTGCTCTTGGAAAAGGACATTAATATTTTCTTGTCATTGACACTGATGGTGAAATTTATACAGCCAAAAAAAGAGTGATTTGTTAACCCTGCTGTTGTAAGCAGTGGAAATGGTGGTGGGCATCTTTTTATATAAATTtgtatcattatttattatacatttgtATGAACACACGAGCCAAACTGAGACCTTTTCATGATTAGTGTTTAGCCTAGTCCAGTTTACAAATCAGTGAACCATTTAAAGATGGCCATTTCTACTTTTTATCATGTCGATTAACTTGCAGCCTTTAGCTGTAATCATCAACCACCAgatctttcttctttttttctatgaTATTCCATGTTTACggtatatttaaaatgatattttgtGATGGGTTGTTGCACCAATGTATCATGTGTTCTAAACCAAAGTTTTTCCTAGTTTTCCCACATTTTTGCCTGAAACACAAGTGCCTTTTTCCTACTGATATTGATGCTGGAAATGGTCAGATTCACTGAGCAGGTATTGAGAAGTTAAGATGTACTGTAAAAGGTTGCATTTCAACTGCTGCTTCTCCTATGCAAACTACAAAGTTACTCAAATCAGGCTTGTTTGATTTAAAAGCCACTAATCGAAGGCCACCCATCCCCCAACCtctgtacatttattttgtacaatGGATTTCACATGGATGGAGATAGATTATCGTAATTCAATGTAGCAAATACCTGTTCAGATGAAGACAGAACATATACTGTACACTCGTGCATTTTACATAGTTTTACACTCAAACTGGTTTACATACACCTTTGCTGGAGAATTGCACCTCTTTACAGTAGGTGCACAGTTGAATAGCCCATGTGACTTGATCTGACTAGTGCTGCAACTCGACAGCCTTGTCAATCATTCTCCTTTTGTAAAGAGTCTTAATATGGTTGCTTATGTAGAATCTGAATTTATGTgtaaaattcagtttcatttaccCTGCTGATGGCAACTAATGTTTTCTACTGTTTGTTAATAAAAGTTCTGgcatataaaaatgtgtcttgcATAATATTTTTATTAGCAGGATAAAATGTCATCTTTGAAGACCTTTGTGCAAAAGCCTGACCCTAATGTACTCAAAAGATACTGTTCTTCAATCCTTTTATTAGACTGTAGTCTACCGTGAGAGGAAACTCTTTAACTTCCAATAAAGTCAGAATAAATCGGAATCAGAAAATACTTTCTTGATCCCAGGGGggaattgtgtttgttacaatagCTCCATGCAAGATTAGAAACATAAGCTTATAaagatttacaaaatatataaaatgaaatatgtacaatatgtgcGTTCTGTACATTGAGTATTTAGTATAAGCATGGGTATGTCAGATATTGCTGGTATTGTAATGTAACATAAATATAAGGTACTGAACCAacataacagtttttttttctgctatGCCAATTTCTTAACTtgtgtttttgcaaaaaaaactaaaataaaaagatatataatgTCAGGCCTGCATGCAGTATTTACCTACATGGTGTTGGGAAAACACTATAGAGCCAGAAGCACAAGTGGAACCAATTCTGTCAACAGTTTTTTCAAAACACTTTGTTCAGATAAAATCTGTATGTTTGAGACCGGTACCACATGTACTGTAAAGTAGTGCTACCAAGGCTATTGCATTCCACAGGTGGGTGGTTGTATTAAAAGGATAAATACAGGACAGTAATGGAGGGAATACTCTGATTCTTCACTTCAGTAAAAGTGGCAATAATACATACACAAAATACTGTGAAATACTGTGTAGGTtctgctttaaaatgaaaagtaaagatATACAATAGCAGTTAAAAAAATGATTATCATAGTTGTAAATAAACTACAAAGTATTCATTTTGCAAAACTGACCCCTGAGAGATCGTATACTGTACAGATTAATTAACATGAAACCAGCATTTTAAGCAGCTAATTGCAATTGCATGTTCTAACTACATACTGCTGGATGTAGTTATCAAAAACTGtataaaacacatattttatatattgttccTAGATGCCTATATGTCACGTAAAAAAGAAGCTTAAAATTAAAATACCATATCTCAAACCTAAAAGTTGAgctgaaataataaatgtgaagaaatgcATTTAGTTACTTTGGACCATTTGAAGAGGAGATTCAGACGAAGAAGGGGTCGGAACTACAGTTTAAGAGTACTGTTCCGGGTAGGCTTTATTTTTGTGAGACACCGCTGCCATGGCTGTCAAGCAGCAGGCGTCTCAGTTTATGTGAAGTTGCCTCTTGTAAAGTCGTGATTTAGCAGCAATTTAGGTAAGTAATTCAAAGGTTTGATTCCACATCAGTTTACAGAGTATTTGTTGTAAGTTGTGAATTTTACAGCATGTTAATTTTAAGTAACTTTGAGTAGGTTGAGCTGAGCTAAGCTAGCTCAGAGACGAAGTAGCATCTCAACCGAGGTGtattttgtcacatttcacCAGCGGAAATATGCGGTGACCGATTGTTCCCGAGAAATAATGGATTGAATCAGCGATTAATCATTGAATTAGACCCCTTCCCTTCATTTTTATCATATAAATAAGTGATACTACTAAATATAAAAGTCTGAGCATTTCAAATGCTTATTATTTACATGAGCAGGTCTTGGATGGGTTTatataaaacagacaaactcCAACGAAAGCACATGTAGAGTACACcattaatgaaaatattgtaaaacagACACTATCTTCTAACTTTACAGCAACAGATATCACTAAACATCACGAAGAACTACAACAAACTTACAAATTACAAGCACATACACAGTGCACACAAAAGGATATACTAGAGGCTCTTAGCATGGActaacaaatacagaaaaataaatatagcaGGAGAATTATAAATATTAGTTGGATCCTCTCAGTTTGAGGTGCTAATCTCATCAGAACTGCTGTCCTTGTCACTGGGGCTGGTGTGTCTACATATGGTGTGGAGTTGTAttttttaacaacaacaaatagtataaaataaaagacatagTTTCAGGTGAACACATGTCTATATTTCTGTTGCCATGGGGATAGTTGGTTTCAGTAGTGATGAAAACTTGCTTTTTGTTTCTCACCCAACAGTTGTGATGTGATGTCGGACAAGCGTCAGCGCGCCAGAGTCCAGGGCTCCTGGGCCAAACAGGTGCCAAAACAAGCAGCACCAACAGGTAATTTAAGGGTCAGTTTGTATATATAATGTTGTGTTAGTAGAATGTGACTACTCACCGAATTAGATCATCATTACCTCCACCGACGAGGTTATGtctgtttgtaaacaagattacgcaaaactaccggatggattaccacaaaacttggaaggatgtggtatgggtcagggaagaacacattttttgtcactttctctaACAATGTGTGAGGGTTCCgtagatttctcagagaataagtCCGGGATCTTCATGAAAAATATCCGAcatattaaggggactgatatctatgagtttgtacaatttggtgcagaaccgAACACAAATCTGGagctagtgaatttaaatgtggtttcataagggggctGATGGGCCTTCGGttgaggtatgcactctactgagtgacattctagtttatatatttacttaCTTGTCTTG comes from the Hippoglossus hippoglossus isolate fHipHip1 chromosome 6, fHipHip1.pri, whole genome shotgun sequence genome and includes:
- the hsd17b12a gene encoding very-long-chain 3-oxoacyl-CoA reductase-A isoform X2, which produces MQLLSSFGSIRNVVVTGATDGIGKSYAEELARRGFAMMLISRSQDKLDDVARALEEQFKIETRTIAVDFGKSDIYSKIEVGLAGLEIGVLVNNVGVSYSYPEYYLNIPDLDNFITNMINVNITSVCQMTRLVLPRMAERSKGIILNISSASGMYPLPLLTVYSSSKAFVDFFSRGLQEEYRRQGIIIQSVLPFFVATKMTRIRKPTLDKPTPERYVAAEIATVGLQSQTNGYFPHAVMGWVTTKMVPISMVIFLGASMNRLQRSGYLHRRKLREQRNGNNLKKIE
- the hsd17b12a gene encoding very-long-chain 3-oxoacyl-CoA reductase-A isoform X1, with translation MEWMNAEETLRRAETPLFWVGAFTVASLALWLLYRLLSGFRIWVLGNGQLLSPKLGKWAVVTGATDGIGKSYAEELARRGFAMMLISRSQDKLDDVARALEEQFKIETRTIAVDFGKSDIYSKIEVGLAGLEIGVLVNNVGVSYSYPEYYLNIPDLDNFITNMINVNITSVCQMTRLVLPRMAERSKGIILNISSASGMYPLPLLTVYSSSKAFVDFFSRGLQEEYRRQGIIIQSVLPFFVATKMTRIRKPTLDKPTPERYVAAEIATVGLQSQTNGYFPHAVMGWVTTKMVPISMVIFLGASMNRLQRSGYLHRRKLREQRNGNNLKKIE